CCCCTCTCACCTTCTCCAGAAGGTATTCTTTTATCATTCATATTTAAGCTATTCAGAGTTATGTTGTTGATCACAATACAATTATTGTATGTTTACAGGGCTACCGGGGATAAAGATGTTAGGTTCAAAGTTCTTTACTGTGGAATCTGTCATTCTGATCTTCACTTTGCCAAAAACGAATGGGGATTTACCAAGTACCCGGTTACTCCAGGGTATAATTTCCCTTTAACAGTTTTGTTTCCAAATTTTAGGCATTAATGGAATTATGTTTTTTATCTGATTTTAAAAAAGTGACACCTCAGTCTATTATTTATCTTTATATTACTTGTTCACCTTTGTTAATTAAAGTTGTGTATAATACAGGCATGAGATTGTGGGTGTGGTGACAGAAGTAGGAAGCAAAGTGGAGAAATTCAAGATTGGAGACAAAGTTGGGGTTGGGTGCTTGGTGGGATCATGCAGATCATGCCAAAGTTGTGCTTCTGACTACGAACAAGATTGCGTTAAGCAGGTATTTACTTATGGTGTCCCCAACTTTGATGGTACACAGACGTACGGTGGGTACTCCGATCACATGGTTTCAGATGAGCATTTCGTCCTCCGTTGGCCGGAGAACTTGCCACTTGATTCCGGTGCACCTTTGCTATGTGCCGGGATTACTACTTATAGCCCTCTCAGATACTTTGGATTGGACAAACCTGGTACAAAAGTGGGTGTGGTTGGTCTCGGTGGACTCGGTCATGTTGCTGTGAAGATGGCTAAGGCTTTCGGGGCGGAAGTTACTGTTTTTAGCACCACCTCTGCTAAGGAGCGAGATGCAATTGAAGTACTTAAAGCTGACCATTTTATAAACAGTAAAGACGAACATCAAATGGAGGTgatgactttttttttttgtttgaaaatgtTGATACTTGGTTTGCTAAGTTTTGAATTATGATTTGGATTATGTTAATAGGCTGCTAGGGGTACACTCGATGGCATCATCGATACAGTGTCCGGAGATCATCCAATGGCACCATTGCTTAATGCACTTACGCCCCATGGAAAGCTTGTTCTTGTTGGTGCACCCGAGTCACCACTTGAAGTAGCCGCATTTTCTTTGATCATGGGTAACAGTTTTGAAttttgttttgctttgctttTAGCTAATGCAAGCTGATGAAATTAGCTAAAAGGGCGAAATtttgttttaacttttaacaGGGAGGAAGACTATTGCTGGTAGTAACATTGGTGGAATTAAAGAGACTCAAGAGATGCTTGATTTTGCAGCAGAGCATGGGATAACTGCTGATATAGAGATTATCCCAATAGACTATGTGAACAAAGCGATGGAGCGGCTGGTAAAATCTGATGTAAGGTATCGATTTGTGATCGATGTAGGCAATTCTATGAAGGCTGAATAGGTTGATTCTTGAAGCCCTTAATGAATGTTCTATTTCTCGTAgtagttttatatattttttccaTGTTACAAGGAATTGAGAGTCTGAGGTTAAGGTTGTATGCATTTGTTTATTCTTATAAATAGTAAAACTACTATATATTAAAGGGTAAAGTACACTTTTCGTATCGAATTGCCATGAATAccttttaacttcaataattacactAACAATCCTTTATATGTAAAACCCATTATACCCTACGTCCTTTGGCCCTAACCAAGGCTTTATCTTCATCAACGGATGACTCCATTAATTcaacatatttaataaaaaataattgtaTGTAAAAAAGGCCTAAATTTATAAAATCTAATGTAAAACTTGACGATCTGCTTATAGTTAGTTTAAGGGGAACTAATAAAAATcttatcttatatatatatatatatatatatatatatagagtaaggttaacatacaaaaagccttatcatacatcacgtaggagacaatggtaaccgttggatcagaggtataatcacgcatgggaccacataatcacgcatgagaccacataatcacgcatgggactataatcacgcacgttctatgataataacgcacgttatattttttgtcatgtatgttaatgtaggttaagccttgaagtacattatactttccctatatatatatatatatatatatatatatatatatatatatatagggtagggctagatagaaaaccctatatatataaaaaaacccgagaaaacccaagctcccgacatttttttttttgaaaaaaataacacatgtaatatacatgtttttaagacttttgggccaaaaaaattaaaaaagcgccgaagggatattttaaaaaaaaaaaaaacaagtttcagcaattttcagcgaaattatgtcttttttgcttaacacgtgttaggagctgaaatttgtttattttttttaaaaaaatcccttcggcgcttttttgttttttttggcccaaaacactctaaaacatgtatattacatgtgtaatttttttcaaaaaaaaaaatgtcgggaggttgggtaaaaatggcttcccatttggttttccagagttttctaagaattttagggttttttatctagcattatcctatatatatatatatatatatatatatatatatatatatatatatatatatatatatatatatatatatatatatatatatatatataggccagTTAACGTATAACGTACGAACTGTACGCAATTGTATTTTCAACATGCGATTTTAGAGTTTTTTACACCATGCgattttggtttataaatataaCATGCGAATAATGTTTTTTTGTGAAAACATGcgaattccaaaaaaaaaaaaaaaatcattgtcACATGCGATTCTCTTGGAAAAAATCATTTTTCCAGTACATGCGAATTATATTCTTTTCCAAGAATCATTGTAACATGCGATTCCTTGGACAAACCCATTTTCCACTAACATGCGAATTATATTCTTTTTTTAACATACGTGCGACGTTGATATCGCGTACAGTTCGTACGTTAAGGTATTTGTATaatacactatatatatatatatatatatatatatatatatatatatatatatatatataggataaggatcgtTACAGAACACTagttattgcgagaacaaaaagaacaactctaaatcactaaattttaggatttaaggttcatattttttgaattttatgtttcttacattcatatgtgtattatataaatataaaaaatcatatatttttccctacacatagtctacatacatgtaggtaatttagcctacacataacctacatgtgtgtaggttatttaaaaatTGAAGATTTttcatttattgttttttttttttttttttttttttttttttttgaacggcaaatttggatcactgacgaaccactggagtatcatcgtgccaccagtggtaccacccgatcatatccatctccactaggcataatgcctatacaccaattcaggaggaaacccaataaatatgagaaaaccccccttgtgggaatcgaactcaGGACCTATTGGTtccaaagccttatcccacctccaaaatgccactaggctataaagccatggactTTAAATTCTAatgtgagaaacaataaatcttacatttataacattttcatttaatttttaggtttttaggattgaaaatatgagtgattcattttgttctgcgtgttctcgtgatatttagtgttctgcatagatacttcccctatatatatatatatatatatatatatatatatatatatatatatatatatatatatatataaatgaaaaTATTTGGGCTGATGTGGCATGATGTTAGAGCTTCTCAATCTCCTTTTTGGCTCCAAAATTCCGGGTCCTATTTTTTGTTTAATGAAGCTCCGTTTTTAAACCCGATCCACCCATTTTTTCGGATATCTGAATCTGACTAGGGTTTCCAATCTCAACACAAATCACAAATCACATTTCAAAATTCTTTTCCGCCACCGTTTGCTTCTCTCTCTGGCGAAGATGATGAAATCTGAATGATTTACCATCATCGTCGTCCTCTTGATTTGTTTTCTCGTTGCAAAACATTTTTGTGCAGTGGTTCTCCTTTAATATTGTAAACCCTAACAAGATCTTCTTCATTGCTTGAAACGCCATATTCCTATTCTTGCAACCACTGATAAGGTACTTTTCTTTCGATTTGACAGATCATTTGATTCTGTCCTTTGCGTTGCTACTAAATCAAACGAGATGTTCTCCTTCAGAATAGATTATTAGTGGAGGTCTCTTAAAATCGCAAATGTGAAGAAGATGTTCGTGCATTTTTTAGCAGGATTGTTTTAGATTAGGAATCCGTTTGTTGATGTTGGTGTTATCGCTAGAATTCTAGAAGCAAGTTGGTTTTGCAAGTGTTAAATCTAGACGAGAGGTAACTCTAAACTTACCTCTAATGGTGCCTAATTAGCAGGTTCTATAAGGTCGCCCTCCTGTTACTCGTCGGACTGAACATGTTCGTTGCTTTGGAGAGTTTACAAGCGTTGTGACCCATCCTGTCATGGAAGCTTCTGAAGTCAAGAAGTCTTCTCGTCCTCCCTAGAGGTTGACTAGAGCAACTGCTTCTAGTAAAGTGTCTCAATCCTCCTATGCTATTTCACTTAATAGTAGGTGGAGATTGATGCAAATTTGATAGCGACCGTGATTAGGGTTGATGTGGTTACGGCTAAAACGATTCAAAGTGGTTTGTATATTACTAAGATGAAGATACATTTGCTACTCTTGGTAGGGTTAGCATGGAATCTGTGATTAAGAAGTTGAATAAGGGGAAAATGACAGTTGGTGGGAAGAAAGGTCGTAATTACATGGGGGTCTAAGTCTGAGAAGGCGGTGGAGAAGGGTGTGGTGACTGGGGCTTCTCAATTTGAGGTGTGTCTTGAGAAGAATGTTGAAGATGAAACTTCAAAGTCTATGCAGCATGAAGGGAAAGTATGTGGTTGAGAAGCTTATGTCGAGTGAAGCTTCTGATGCTGATGTTGATGTTGAGATCTTTGTTCCAAAATGGAAGGTTTGCCCACTGAAACTACCCGGGATGGTAGTGTCTGCCAAGAGCTTTTTATGAACCTACCTACTCTATCGAGAAGTAGTCCATAGAGAAGGTTGCTGATGAGGAGGTTATAAGGAAGATCAATCTCCACGCTACCCATCTGGTGATGGCTATCCCTGAGGGGATTCAATAGTAGAATTGGTTGTTGCATGACTCAAAGGATGCTAAGGCTTCTTAGTAGAAGGTCGAGGCTAAGCTTGAAGAGACAAAGACAACAATTGGTGCCTTAAAGGCTAAGGAGGAGAGTCTTATACATCAGTTCGCTGTTTCTCGCACCCAGGTTGATGAAGAAATAAAGAAACTTGAAAAGCATTCTAAGGATTTGTCTGATTTCCAGGATAAGATTTTCAAGGAAAAGGCTGAGTTGGGTTTAGAGAAGATGTGATTTAACAAGTAGAAGGTTGCCAATGAAGCAGTGATTAAAGAGCTGAGGCAACGTGTTAGAGGTAAAGCACGTACCGTGCAAAGGTTGGCAAACATAAAGTAGGTTTTCAGTAATTATTAAAGACAAATGACACACTTTGCAATCcgatataaacataaaggacaaatttTGTGATTTACTcatatttttatgttttaaacaaCTTAAATTATTCGACTCGTGTATCACACAGGCAAATAACgtagttatctatatatataaataatggAAAATAAATAGTGAGCCCATGCTAATATGAGTCATGAGTTTTTCGCTAACTTGCACCTATATATTTTTCTTTTGCTTTTGCTTTTGCTTTTGCTTTTGcttttttcatttttcttttacttttagTTTAGCTTTTTAACGAACGTGCGTTTTGGGcatattctttatttttttttctataacGAGTGCACCTACGTTTTTGTAGTTTAGAATTTTTTAACGAACATGCTGATACTCTATTGGACATATTTTTTAAGGAAACATGGTGATACTCTATTGGACATATAGAACTCTTTACAATTTTAGCAAATATCATGATATTTAGGTAAGAAATATCTAGATATTAAGGCTAGATCGTTATAAAGGAATGATCTAAATATGGAACTATCTATATAATATCCAAGTAGTATAAATAGAAGTGTTAGGCATCATTTGCACTCACCCCACATTACCCCACATAGCTTATTTATAACCCACAACGCTAAACAATCTCACTACACTACAAGCTTTGTAAAAgccttgtaaaacatcttgtactCTTGTTCCTCCAATCAATATAAAAGAGTTATTTGATCATAACCCTTAAGGCTTCTGCATCACATTACTTGAAACACAACAAAACCATATAAAAGGCTTAACTTAGAGCGAATCTAAGTCACCGCACGAGAGTTAGAAAATTACTCCGTGACATTAGGCTACCTATTAAACAGATAAacaattgtttaaaaaaaattctttaGCCCTAAAAATTTAGAGGCACCTCAAACCTTTTTTGAGATTAGGGTTCGGCTTCACTTCTTGAGTATGTGTATTTGGAGTTTTATAACCCCCAAAATCTACAACCGTGCTTGATTGATTTACCAATTTGCATTTTTATTGAAGGGTGCTATACAACAAGTTAATTAAGATTCCAATGCGAGGAGTTTGTTCGCGTCTTTCGATTATGCTATGTCTACTAATGAAAGTAAATTATTATTGGGCTAGCCCATTTGGTATAAGAACATGCCTCTTAGAAGGGAGGTCTACAATGATATAGTTTATAATTGTTGATGTAAAAGTAAAGTAAAACATCTTGTACTCTTGTTCCTTCAATTAATATAAAAGAGTTATTTGATCTTAACCCTTAAGGCTTCCGCATCACATTACTTGGAACACAACAAAACCATATCAAAGGCTTAACTTAGAGCGAATCTAAGTCGCCGCACGAGAGTTAGAAAATGACTCCGTGACATTAGGCTAcctattaaacaaacaaacaactgtTATAGAAAAAAATTGCTTTAGCCCTAAAAGTTTAGAGGCCGTCAAACCTTTTTTGAGATTAGGGTTCAACTTCACTTCTTGAGTATGTGCATTTGGAGTTTTGTAACCCCCAAAATCTACAAACGTCCTTAATTGATTTTACAAATTTGCATTTATGTTGAAGGGTGTTATACAATGAAGTTAATTAGGATTCTAATGCGAGAGGTTTGTTCGCATCTTTCGCTTATGCTAAGTCCACTAATGATAGTAAAGCATTATTGGGCTAACCCATTTGGTATAAGCACATGCCTCTTAGaagggaggtcttgggttcaaacTTGAACAATGACATAATTTATAGTTGTTGATGTAAAAGTAAAGTAAAATAACATtttccgttaaaaaaaaaaaacttattttatcATAAGGCCTCAATTTTAATATTCGCTCTAGGTCATCAAAAAGGGGACCGGTGCTAAGTAGGGTTGAACATTGTTGGTGGCAGTGAGAAAAGGTGGTGGCCACAAGTCCACAACTGGTTTATCATGCTGGCACCGAAGATGGTAGACTGGTGCCACGTCATTAGCTAGCATATTTTAACAAGTTAGGCCATCTCCTATAGGCTCACGCCCCTTCACTTCACATCACCGCCACGTCATAAAGTAACTGTCACCTCACTACACATCACCTTCCTCTTTCCTTTACTTTCTTTCACTAACTCCTACTTTGGTTTCACGCCCTATCACTAACCAATGCccattaaaataatatatattaaataaagtaataaacaataaaaaataaacaaatttgaTTTGTTGAGAAACATGGGACACACCACCATCTCCTCCACACTGTTTCCCCATCCACGCCACTCCCCAACCCGTCCCCTATTGCGCCCCTTCCGGCGGTGTGCCCCCTCTTCCATGCTAAGCCCCTTGCCTCATGGCAAGGGTCATCATACCATAGGAGATGGCCTTAGATACATACATTTTGAGTAATTATATAATAAAATGCTTATAATTAAAAGAGATATATACATTCATAACGAGAAACGGGAAGACTTTCAATAATAACAACATCCACTTTTTGAGGATGGGGGACACAATCAAAGAAAATGCGTATATTTGGATTACGAGTAGATCAAAATTTTGTAATATTGATTGGTCTAGATGGGTTGATTTTAATATTCACGATGTAATTGTGTAACTGTCGGGTTCTGGTTTTTTGCTGGCCCAATTTCTATATTTCGATATATAAAAGTTTCGCtgtttgaaaaaaataacatataaataaaaaatgaTTAACTGGTTATCCGAATGAGCAAACCGAAGAACATTGGCTAACCAATAACCCATTAAATCGTATATTTAATGTATATTCTCTCAGACCGGTTTTAAAAATTGAAATACTCAAAATATATACACTCAAATCCGCGGATTTGATCAGATCCAAACTGATTTCACCCAAACTAGTTTCAAAATTGGATCCGGATTGGTTTAGGTGTAACACCtgaaaatacatatattttattttcttgttttaaATACCTTAGTATGAAAAGAGGTAATTAGAATCATGAACTTGTTATGTAATGCCCCAAAAATCCTAACTTTTACTATTATGTTTATTTGAATATTTAGTATGGAGCATAATAACTAGCAATAACCAACTTGGTTAAATATTTATGTCTTTAAGAAAGAAATAAATTACCGTGGCCAAACAAATAACTAATAAGAACTTTAGGGGCTGAATATGTGCGTTGTGGAAagatacaacaacaacaacaaccatacccagtaaatcccacaaatagcaaaactacttatagggtctggggagggtgggatgtaggcagaccttgcctctatccataggaatagagaggctgcttccggagagaccctcggctcgaaAACGAACAACAAACCAACACACCACAACAAAGCATATAGAAATAAGAAGTCCCTCGTACCAAGAAATTGATCCGAGTGacacaatataatgtaaatcatgtataatagcatgcatacaacatcatttgggCATAAACACAAGAAGGCAATCAGCGGAAAAGTCCCTTAAAGAGTAAGAAAAACCTATCTCCTTAAAATACACGTAAGACCTTACTGCAATATCTTCTAgaagtccttaaccctaatcatacgcctccacgaagtcctatcttggaccatgtcctcagagaGATGCAACTCTACTAAATCATGCCTAATCTGCTCATCCCATGTCAGTTTGGGTCtgcctcttcctctcctccccTCGACAGTAAGAGTTTCCATTACTCTAACCGGTGTCGTCGTTTCCCtccgcttcacatgcccaaaccatctcaatctcccctccttaatcttctccgatatactagccactcctaatctttctctaaaaacctcatttcttatccgatctaACCTTGTGTGAccacacatccacctcagcatcctcatctctgctacctccatcttgcgcGCTTGTGTCTTCTTGATAGCCCAACAGTCTGTTCCATATAACATAGCGGGCCTGACTGCTACCCTATAAAATTTCCCCTTTAATTTACAAAATGCAAAAAGGGAGAGAATCTTCACTTGTTCACCAATTCACAAAATTCAGTAAATTGAGGCTAGATTGAAGATGAATCCTATGCATGAAACTGATTTCCTAATCATCTAGGCGTGACAATCATAAGGTAAGTTACTAATTTTCATTTGGTGAGATTTAGTGGAAGAACAATCATGAAAATGCCTAAACTTGAATGAGTTTTGATGCTATAATGAAAATTGATGAATAATTCTTGTTTGATAGCATTTTGTGAATGAAAACAAGTGTGGAATTAGTAAGTTTTAAGTAAAAAAACTCTAATGTTGTTGATGTAGGTGTCGTGGGCTAATCAAAAGAAAGTATCTTGCTTAAATACCGATACTAGTATTTGTAGCCAGTGTTTGGTGAACAAACTAATTAACaactattatttaaaatcagGGTTGTTTGATTGTGAGAAAACATGCAAAATTGTTAAGAAAAGTGTTATCTGAATGAGAAGAAGTAACCCTCACACGAAATCCAGATTACCAATTTAACATAAAAAAACTCATTTACTGATTCACACACCACATAGACATAGCATTGGAATTGATAACTTTGATTAACTATTAGGGACAGTTTTTAATAATAGCTATACAACCTAACAATCCGTTAAACTAAACCAACTACCCACCAAATTATCGACCCACTAATGATGCAAGCAAATCACCAATACGCTAGATAAATGACAAATAATTCAAATATCATCAACGTTTATCAAAAGTTAACACAAAGTGATCAAGAATATCAGTTACAAGAATTAGAAACAAAGTTTAATGTGAAAAATCTAGCAATCGTTCATCCGGGGGAAGTGACAAGGCTTTTAGCCTCACATGCTTGTCTTCTCAGCTACGATTCTTGATTCAGAATCATTCGGCATGAATAAACGGGATCATTTGGGTGTCAGGACTCTAAAAAATCGCCTAGGCTTTGCTCTCGATTcgtaaaaatggttaaaatggtTGAAAGA
Above is a window of Helianthus annuus cultivar XRQ/B chromosome 14, HanXRQr2.0-SUNRISE, whole genome shotgun sequence DNA encoding:
- the LOC110909246 gene encoding mannitol dehydrogenase, giving the protein MTTSPEFEHPIKAYGYAARDTSGLLSPLTFSRRATGDKDVRFKVLYCGICHSDLHFAKNEWGFTKYPVTPGHEIVGVVTEVGSKVEKFKIGDKVGVGCLVGSCRSCQSCASDYEQDCVKQVFTYGVPNFDGTQTYGGYSDHMVSDEHFVLRWPENLPLDSGAPLLCAGITTYSPLRYFGLDKPGTKVGVVGLGGLGHVAVKMAKAFGAEVTVFSTTSAKERDAIEVLKADHFINSKDEHQMEAARGTLDGIIDTVSGDHPMAPLLNALTPHGKLVLVGAPESPLEVAAFSLIMGRKTIAGSNIGGIKETQEMLDFAAEHGITADIEIIPIDYVNKAMERLVKSDVRYRFVIDVGNSMKAE